The Mytilus galloprovincialis chromosome 7, xbMytGall1.hap1.1, whole genome shotgun sequence genome has a window encoding:
- the LOC143083531 gene encoding uncharacterized protein LOC143083531, translating to MRKMKEPKTMGTELDILAAAHFMQADIYTFTNNKWIKYSAHQIDKDVNVENEAIYLHHIDKSSHYAVVMNVEKNRVHNLPAKSKTIKDCTSVKCNFDHLSRNNCTDTKNNNTLLNETQVDLTDIRRKRRRELEKMRYCQNDTVRDKKKRSCKETYWNNAIYRSLKIHKGSMKYINDETYRQDLIEKGKMKYIHDLDYRLRMKKKGKLKYKVDEEYRDNLIEKGKGKYEDNETYRSNMIKKGKKKYEENETYRTNMIEKGKKKYEEDETYRTNIIEKRKKEYEEDEAFRNNKIVMGKKKYKKDETYRANMIEKRKKEYKEDETYRNKKIEKRKQKYEEDETYRANMIENGKKKYEEDEIYRNNMIEKVKEKRLLFKVAKSDIDVVVQKFKDAIKKGPEYVCACCLRLLFQNQVLECKCENYDKQLIQKCVTEKYVHKCSSECESNCLLAVSCRNKLWICYTCHRKLHTGLTPPESFCNNLQLEAVPDELCNLNKLESHLIALNIPFQKIMNLPKGNQAGIIGPVVLVPSDVKVVTNTLPRPVDDHLLVKVKLKRKLEYKGYVQYEFVDIKHLEKAFNYLRNHNKWYANIELNSQWMDTNNEQNDSTDVVNDSANDSNNVSDKTTDTNAEESYLNESLRGIQLDTCLQPADIGQEVLDCYFDEEFDVAPAEGNNPIRVLKEEGIESKTFPCHYPSGKNTLTDQRDLKLSASRYFNLRLLSVENRFARDTSYIFFLSVSIRIGEGYV from the coding sequence ATGCGGAAAATGAAAGAGCCAAAAACTATGGGAACAGAACTAGATATTCTTGCTGCAGCACATTTCATGCAAGCTGATATTTACACGTTTACCAATAATAAATGGATAAAATATTCTGCTCATCAAATAGATAAAGAtgtaaatgttgaaaatgaaGCTATCTACTTACACCACATCGATAAATCATCTCATTATGCCGTTGTAATGAACGTTGAAAAAAATAGGGTACATAATTTACCAGCGAAGAGTAAAACTATCAAAGACTGTACAAGTGTTAAATGTAATTTCGACCATctatcaagaaataattgtactgatacaaaaaataacaatacattgcTGAATGAAACACAAGTAGATTTAACAGACATTCGAAGAAAAAGAAGACGAGAATTGGAAAAGATGAGATATTGCCAAAATGATACGGTAAGAGACAAGAAAAAGCGATCATGTAAAGAAACGTATTGGAATAATGCAATCTATCGAAGTTTAAAAATCCACAAAGGAAGTATGAAATATATTAATGATGAAACATACAGACAAGATTTGATTGAAAAGGggaaaatgaaatatatacatgaCTTAGATTATAGACTGAGGATGAAAAAGAaaggaaaattaaaatataaagtgGATGAAGAGTATAGGGACAACTTGATTGAAAAGGGAAAAGGGAAGTACGAAGATAATGAAACATATAGGTCCAACATGATTAAAAAGGGAAAAAAGAAGTATGAAGAAAATGAAACATATAGGACCAACATGATTGAAAAGGGTAAAAAGAAGTATGAAGAAGATGAAACATATAGGACCAACATAATTGAAAAGAGGAAAAAGGAGTATGAAGAAGATGAAGCATTTAGAAACAATAAGATTGTAATGGGGAAAAAGAAGTATAAAAAGGATGAAACATACAGGGCCAATATgattgaaaagagaaaaaaggAGTATAAAGAAGATGAAACATATAGGAACAAAAAGATTGAAAAGCGAAAACAGAAGTATGAAGAAGATGAAACATACAGGGCCAACATGATTGAAAATGGAAAAAAGAAGTATGAAGAAGACGAAATTTATAGGAACAACATGATTGAAAAAGTAAAGGAAAAAAGATTATTATTCAAAGTTGCAAAGTCTGATATTGATGTTGTGGTTCAAAAATTTAAAGATGCCATTAAGAAGGGACCAGAATATGTTTGTGCTTGCTGTTTGAGACTTTTATTTCAAAACCAAGTCTTAGAATGCAAATGTGAAAACTATGATAAACAGCTAATACAAAAATGCGTTACAGAGAAGTATGTTCACAAGTGTTCCAGTGAATGTGAATCAAATTGTTTATTGGCAGTTTCTTGTAGGAACAAACTTTGGATTTGTTATACATGCCATAGAAAATTACATACAGGTTTAACACCACCTGAATCGTTTTGTAATAACTTACAATTAGAAGCTGTTCCTGATGAGTTATGTAATTTGAATAAACTTGAAAGCCATTTGATAGCACTCAATATACCCTTCCAGAAAATAATGAACTTGCCGAAAGGTAATCAAGCAGGAATTATTGGACCTGTAGTTTTGGTTCCATCAGATGTCAAAGTCGTAACAAATACATTGCCAAGACCAGTGGACGATCATTTGTTagttaaagtaaaattaaaaaggaaattaGAGTACAAAGGTTATGTTCAGTACGAATTTGTGGACATTAAACATTTGGAGAAAGCCTTCAATTATTTGCGGAACCACAATAAATGGTATGCAAATATAGAATTAAATAGTCAGTGGATGGATACCAATAATGAACAGAATGATTCAACTGATGTAGTCAATGATAGTGCAAATGATTCAAATAATGTATCAGATAAAACAACCGACACAAATGCTGAGGAAAGTTATCTGAATGAAAGTTTAAGAGGCATTCAGTTAGATACATGTTTACAACCAGCAGATATTGGCCAAGAGGTTTTAGATTGTTACTTTGATGAAGAATTTGACGTTGCACCAGCGGAAGGAAACAACCCCATACGTGTATTAAAAGAGGAAGGCATTGAATCAAAGACTTTTCCCTGTCATTATCCATCCGGTAAAAATACATTGACTGATCAAAGAGATCTTAAGTTATCTGCTTCGAGATATTTCAATTTGAGATTATTGAGTGTTGAAAATCGTTTTGCAAGAGATACctcgtatattttttttttgtcagtatcTATCCGAATTGGAGAAGGTTATGTCTAA